A window of Apium graveolens cultivar Ventura chromosome 8, ASM990537v1, whole genome shotgun sequence contains these coding sequences:
- the LOC141679223 gene encoding uncharacterized protein LOC141679223: MTTTSIINCQTFPHQWKPPATGSFKLNTDASFKVGEGSFSIGLLLRDHQGKFIVGKVQRLVMVSSVLEAEVIAIREGLHWLASLPYQNVEVESDSLLAVQAIKRPHDNILEVGFALDECQAMIQSRSGVSIIFAKRQANRAAWWLDYLVC, translated from the coding sequence ATGACTACTACCTCCATTATAAACTGCCAGACTTTTCCCCATCAATGGAAACCTCCTGCTACAGGATCTTTCAAACTCAACACAGATGCATCATTTAAAGTTGGAGAGGGTTCATTCTCCATAGGGCTTCTCCTGCGAGATCATCAAGGAAAGTTTATTGTCGGGAAAGTTCAACGGTTGGTGATGGTTAGTTCGGTTCTTGAAGCCGAGGTGATTGCTATCCGTGAGGGTCTCCATTGGTTGGCTTCGCTTCCGTACCAGAATGTCGAAGTTGAGTCTGACTCTCTGTTAGCTGTTCAAGCGATTAAGCGGCCGCATGATAATATTCTGGAAGTTGGTTTTGCTTTAGATGAATGTCAAGCTATGATTCAGTCTAGATCAGGAGTTTCAATTATATTTGCTAAAAGGCAAGCAAACAGAGCAGCCTGGTGGCTAGATTACCTTGTTTGCTAG
- the LOC141678047 gene encoding auxin-binding protein ABP20-like, whose product MYLPILFTITLLFLSSAYASVNDFCVADLSQPDTPSGYPCKKATSLTEKDFVYSGLGVAGSTKNIISAAVTPAFVAQFPAVNGLGISMARLDLAAGGVIPMHTHPGASEVLVVIEGAICAGFISSANTVYFKTLFKGDIMVFPQGLLHFQINSGDGSALAFVSFSSASPGLQILDYALFGNELPTELVTKTTFLDAAVVKKLKGVLGGRG is encoded by the coding sequence ATGTATCTCCCAATCCTTTTCACTATCACTCTCCTCTTTTTATCATCAGCTTACGCCTCAGTAAATGATTTCTGCGTAGCAGACTTATCCCAGCCAGATACTCCTTCAGGGTATCCATGCAAGAAAGCCACAAGCCTAACAGAAAAAGACTTTGTATACTCAGGCCTTGGAGTTGCTGGCAGCACCAAGAATATTATTAGTGCTGCTGTCACACCAGCTTTCGTAGCTCAATTTCCTGCTGTGAATGGGCTAGGTATATCAATGGCTCGATTAGACCTAGCTGCTGGTGGTGTTATTCCAATGCACACTCATCCAGGTGCATCTGAGGTTTTGGTTGTCATAGAAGGAGCAATTTGTGCTGGATTCATATCATCTGCTAATACCGTTTATTTTAAGACATTGTTCAAGGGCGACATTATGGTTTTCCCTCAAGGTTTGTTGCATTTTCAGATTAACTCTGGTGATGGCTCAGCTCTTGCGTTCGTTAGCTTCAGCAGTGCTAGTCCTGGTCTACAAATTCTTGACTATGCATTGTTCGGAAATGAATTGCCTACTGAACTGGTGACTAAAACTACTTTCTTGGATGCTGCAGTTGTCAAGAAACTCAAGGGTGTTCTTGGAGGCCGCGGTTAA
- the LOC141679224 gene encoding uncharacterized protein LOC141679224: MEIIEGNDVCDGFQPEVDIMDNDVCIDCIIRVLFQWHVCWSNSTHKGSPPGDPLSLYLFLLCVEGLSTSLSKAASEGHIHGSRICQAAPTVTHLLFADDGFLFFRANRTESITIKNLLNAYERMSGQSVNFQKSGIHFSSNVKHQTRTELSNILGVTNSLHDSKYMGLSSLVGRSKKKVFGFIKDREMERVMNKYWWNSKSRQNRGINWLGWNDMSVSRHKGGLGFRSLYGFNIALIGKQCWRLIKEPQSLVARIFKARYFITVIFYMLLIKRGQALFGLV; this comes from the exons ATGGagattattgaaggaaatgatGTGTGTGATGGGTTTCAACCAGAGGTGGATATCATGGATAATGATGTGTGTATCGACTGTATCATACGAGTTCTATTTCAATGGCACGTTTGTTGGTCCAATTCAACCCACAAGGGGTCTCCGCCGGGGGACCCTCTatccctttatttatttcttctATGTGTAGAAGGTTTGTCTACTAGCTTGAGTAAAGCAGCAAGTGAAGGTCATATTCATGGGTCTCGAATCTGCCAAGCAGCTCCTACAGTTACTCACCTTCTTTTTGCGGATGACGGTTTTCTATTTTTTCGCGCTAATCGTACGGAATCGATCACCATCAAGAATCTCCTTAACGCCTATGAGAGGATGTCGGGACAGTCTGTAAACTTTCAAAAGTCCGGAATACACTTCAGCTCAAACGTTAAACATCAGACAAGAACAGAGCTCTCAAATATTCTAGGAGTCACTAACAGCTTGCATGACAGTAAATATATGGGTTTGTCGTCATTAGTGGGGAGGTCAAAGAAAAAGGTGTTTGGTTTCATAAAGGACAGG GAGATGGAGCGGGTTATGAACAAGTATTGGTGGAATTCAAAATCTAGACAAAACAGAGGTATCAACTGGCTAGGATGGAATGATATGAGTGTGTCGAGGCATAAGGGAGGCCTGGGTTTTCGAAGTCTCTATGGGTTTAATATAGCTTTGATTGGTAAACAGTGTTGGAGACTTATCAAGGAACCCCAGTCGCTTGTTGCTCGCATATTCAAAGCTCGTTATTTCATAACTGTCATCTTTTACATGCTACTCATCAAACGGGGGCAAGCTTTATTTGGGCTGGTTTAA